The DNA segment CTCGGCGTCAAGAAGGCTGTCTATTATGCCGTCTATAATGCTTTTTGCAGCTTCATGGGCAGGAAACTTGGCGACATCGGTGCCCAAGGCGGGCACAGATATTGACGCTAATCCAAGCTCATCTGACTTCCTGACAAGGCTTATAACACCTTCTTTTATGTTGTCATAAGATGTTTTTATGTCCTGCCCCATTATGACAACATGCATGAGAAACTTAGCGTTAAGCCCACCACCGTCTGTAACAACCACACTCCCTATAGGAGCTGGTCCCTGCTTCATAGCGAGAGTTTCCACATCCTCACCCGCTTTCTGCTTGACAGCATTGGCTATAGTTCCGCTCATCCACAACCTATCGTTGGCAGCTATAGCTATAGCATCGGTATCCTGCTCGGATACATCGCCCATAAGTATTCTTACCCTCGCCCTTCCTATGTGAAACATTTTCTCGCCCAATTTATGCTATTGTGATTCTTTCTCGATTCTTGAACGCACGATCATAGCATCACCGTAACCAAGATACCGTAGCTTTTTCTTTAATGCCATAGCGTCCTCGTTATTAACAAAGTTGCCGACCCTCACTTTATAATACGGCGGGTCGAACTCTATGTAAACTTTTTCCTCGATTTTATTTCGCAATCTTTTTGCGAACTTTTCCGCTTCGGCTTTCTCGAATGTGGAGAACACCTGCACTCTGAATCCCCATACCTCTCCACCTTCAGCAACAGCACTTGAAACCTTTTTCGCGATTGTCTCAGCTGACGAGGATACTTTTTGCTGTTTTTTAGGCGGCGACTTCTGCTTCACCACAACCGGCGGGAATTCACGCGCGCCAATAGGCAAAGTATATTTCGCCGTTTTTTGCCTTATCCTACCCTGCGCTGAGTAACACCCGAGGGGCATTATCGCCACAAAAACGAGAAGCATTATATAAGCTAACTTTTCTCTCATACTCTTTTTAAAGGTATTTTTTGAATTTCTCATCTTCTTTGAGTTTGCTAATCAATTCTCTCATCTGCGGGATTCTCGTCTTATTAAGAACCAGCGTTATGTCATCCATCCTCACAATAACGAGGTCAGAAACGCCGAATGTTGCTATAAGTCCTGGCGAATCGTTGAAAATGGTGCTTTCGTATGTCTCAAGAATGAGGAAATCTCCGTCCCCAGCCACAACATTACCGAACTTATCGCTTTTGAGGACTCGTTCCATAGCGCCCCAACTTCCCACATCGTCCCAGTAGAACTTTCCCCATATAACGGCTACATTCTTCGTTTTCTCAAGTATAGCGTAATCAATGCTTGTTGAAGGAGCCCTTTCGAAAGCCTCCCTAAGTATATCCTCTGCCTCAGGACTGCCAAAGTTATCAATGTATTTTTCCATGTCATTAGCGAGCTGAGGAAGATACACCTTAGCCTCTTCAAGAATTCTTCCAGCACGCATTATGAAATTTCCGCTGTTCCAAAGGTATTCGCCCGAAAGGTAAAATTCCTGTGCCTTGACCTTGTCGGGTTTTTCCTTGAAGTTTTTGACCTCATAACATTGTGCATCGTTAAGCTCGAGAAGTTTTTCGCCGACCTGAATGTATCCATAGGCGGTTTCGGCGCGAGTAGGTTCTATGCCCATCAGAATAAGGCGGTCGGTCTTTATTACTGCCTCTTTAGCAGCTCTTAAGACGGAAAGAAATGTGCTTTGGGGTTCTATGTAGTGGTCGGAGGCCAAGACGAACATTATCCCATCGCCATATTTTGCCACAATGTTCGCAGCAGCAAGACATATAGCAGGTGCAGTATTTTTCCCCATGGGTTCTATTATATAGTTTTCCTCGGGGAATTCGGGATGCTGCTCTTTTATAAGCTTTGCGAGTTCACCACCAGTAACGATGAATGTCCGTTCCATCGGCACGAGGGGCAGAGTCCGCTCGATGGTTTCCTTAAGCATGGTTCTATTCGATATAAGTTTGAGAAGTTGCTTGGGACGATTCGCCCTGCTTAGAGGCCAAAATCGCTCGCCCCTTCCGCCCGCAAGCACAACAACGAAATCCTCCATTTTTCCTCCTTTAACTTCAAATAACTTACCAGAAACAAACAATCTTGTCAAACTATTATTGAAAGCGAGGTTTCCAGAATCTTAGCTCAAGATTTTTCGGCAAGATTTTTCTCCCAGCCCTTGAATACCACTACTATAAAATCGGCGATAAAATCCACCACTTTTCGCGCGTATTCTTTTGCTTTTTCAAGGTCAAACATGGGCATTCCTTCACCGGGCTTGTAAAGTATTATCGGTCCTGCTGCGGGATACACATATGTTCCTGCCCGGAACTGATACGGTATTACATCCTTGCAAAGCTCCGGCTTCACGAGCTCCGGTTTTGCGGCGAGCACCATAGCTGTCTCGTCAAGTCCTGCATGGCCACCAGCTTCCCCGAAAAATTCTCTCGTCATGGGCTCAACGAGCTCCCACCAGTGAATTATAATGGTTTTCCCTCCCGTTTTCCTCCAGACCTCAATGGCGAGCTTTTTTAGCTCATCTATGTGGCCTCCATGCCCGTTAATAATCACGAGCTTCTTGAACCCAGCACGGAAAAGACTTTCCATAACATCGCCGACATAACGGATGAAGGAATCCTGGGATACTGTCATCGAACCAGGATAAGGCAGAAGCGAACGGGTTATCCCATAGTTTATTGTTGGCGCTATGAGCGCGTTAATTTTTCCTGCTATCTCCCGCGCTATAAACTCAGGTATCGTTATATCGGTTCCCAAGTTTGTGCAACCATGCGCCTCTATGGTGCCAATAGGAAGTATTGCCGTATCCACCTTGCGGGGCACCAGCTCGCTGAACTCTTTATATGTCAGCTCGCAAATGTTAACGGACATGATATCCTCCTTTTCTCGGCTAATTTAAAATACATCCGAGTTTCAAAACGGAGAATAAAATTATTCGTTCAGACGAGAAAACTCAAGATATTGTTACCCCCGTCGAATCTATCCTATGATTGATTTTTCTGGCTTTCAACTTCCAAGAAATAGGGGATTTGTTAGGGGATTGGATGGTGGAGAGTTTGAATCGCGGGGACCGCGGGAAAACGGGGACCGCTGAAGCTGAGGTAAAAGATATATTGCGGAGATCGCGGGAAAAAGGGGACCGTGGAGGTTGAGGTAAAAGATTTATTACGGTGCTGCGGGAAAAAGGGGACAGCGGAGGGTTGAGGTGAGAAAATAAATCGCGGATAGCGCGGAAAAGCGCTGGGGTAAGCCCTACGAAATGACTGGCAAACATTACTTTGAATCTCGTCAGGACTTTTTCCTTGCAACATAGCCTATAACGAGTAAAATTGTCATAAGGAGGTATAGGAGGCGCGATGTTACCGAAAGAACTGTTGGACATGCTTGTTTGTCCCAAGTGCAAAGGCGAACTTGAATATCAAACTGAACCTGAAGAGGTGCTTATCTGCAGAAAATGCAAGCTTGTTTACGAGGTTAGGGACGGGATACCAATAATGTTGCCCGACGAGGCAAAACCATTAAAGGATTAATCTGGAGGTGAAAGTGAACGACGAGCTTGCTGCACGGATGGCAGCTCGACATTTAAAGCTTTCTCAATTTTGTGGATTCGACCTTATAAACCTCGATTTAAAGTCGGAGGATAAAGAGGGAGTTCTGCGGGAGCTGGCTGCTCTTCTCGCGCGGTCTCCCAACATAGAAAGCGAGGAGGATGCTTATAACGCCCTTCTTGAGCGAGAAAAACTCGCAAGCACTGGTATGGGACTTGGCGTAGCAGTCCCTCACGGTAAATCAAGCAAGTGCAAGGCGTTAACCATAGCATTCGGAAGGTCTATAAAAGGGGTTGATTTCGACGCTCTGGATGGAAGTCCAGTTCATCTTTTCTTCGCAGTTCTCGTGCCCATCTCATCCGTGCACCTGCATCTACAAATTCTTGCGAGCTTATCACTTCTCCTACGCGACGAGAAAAATCGTGAAAAACTGATGAACGCACAGTTCCCGCAGGAGGTCCTCGACCTGCTTGATGGGAAAGCGTAACCCTTAAAATGGCAAGAAAATCCGCTGAATCAATAGGTTTTAGCACATGGATAATAACCATTGTCGTTGCCGTCCTTCTGGCTATATCCCCACAAAGCTTTAAAGATGGACTATCATCGATAGTCAGAGACAGCTTGTTCGGTCCATTCGTATGGATTGACAAACAATACGACATCTTGCGGGACAACTTCTCAAGGTATTTGAAGCTTTACAGCGAACTCGGCAAAACAAAAATGGAACTACAGGTTCTTCGCGAGGCAAAAGTGGAGAACGAGCGACTACGAAAACTTCTCGATTTTCAGCAACGCTCTGATTTCAGGCTGATACTTTGTGAGATTATCGGAGCAAACCCGCCCCATTTCCCATCTGAATTAATAATAGCGAGAAGCTCGCTTGAGGATATAAGCAAAAATTGTCCCGTCGTTTCACCCGAGGGCCTCGTAGGACAGGTATCATCTATCTCAAAAGGAACAGCAATAGTAAAAACTATACTTAATCCGTCAATCCGCATATCAGCCATAGACCAGCGAAGCCGCGTAAAAGGTATTGTGTATTCGAAGGATGGGCGGACGCTTATTTTCGCGCAGGTCCCGAAAGATGAGGATGTTATCGCAGGGGACAGAATAGTAACTTCGGGTTTGGGCGGAATATATCCCAAAGGCATTCTTATCGGAAAAGTGGTGAGCGCGCTTAATCCGCCTGAAACCATGTTCAAAAGAATAATCGTTGAGCCAGCAGTCGAAATGGATAAGCTCGAAGAGGTGTTCGTGGTAGTAGGGCTTAGAGCACAAGAAACACCTGAGGACACTGTTTCCGCTGCAGAAATTAAATCCCATTAAAAACATAAAGCATAAGGAAGATAACATGAAAATGATCAGATGGAACGATGTCCCGATAGCCGAAAATCCTCACGGCGTGGACGCCCGAAAGCTTTACGACACGAAAAACGCTGCGCTTTCTGATGATAAAAGTTCCGCGCCCGACCAAACCCACCAAGCTGCTTTGATGCTTTAAGGAACCACCAGCTCGTGCAATGAACAATCAAATCCTTTGAAAACAGACTGTTACCAATTAAATTTCTTGTGAACCAACAAATTTCCAACGGAGGTCAAAATGGTAAACATCAAAAAGATTTTAATACCCACAGATTTTTCGGAGAACTCAAAGATAGCGCTGCCGTTCGCTGTGGACCTCGCAAGAAAATATGGCGCTGAGCTTCATATCCTTCATGTTTTCGACGAGCAACTTTTAACCCCAATATTTTACGAGGTCGGCGGAGACCCGAAAAAATACTTTGAAAAACTCAGGAACGAATTCGACGCTGCAGTCAACAGTTTCCTCTCGGGAATTGATACCAATGGCATTAAAATAACATCGCACATAACCAGCGGCACCCCATTCGTCGAGATAATACGCTACGCCCGCGAAAAGGGCATAGACCTTATAGTAATGGGAACTCACGGACGAAGCGGAATCGCACACATGTTTCTCGGAAGCGTTACGGAAAAAGTCCTGAGGAAAGCCGAATGCCCCGTTATGGTGATAAGAAACCCAGAACTAAAATTCGAAAAGCCCTAAAAAGAACTCACAACGGCAAAAGCCTCACACAAAAAGTTTTCGAAGTAAAAGCTAAGAAGCTTTAATCTCCAAAGAGGAGGGCAATAACATGAAACCAGAATTGGAAGTCGTGCCCATCAAATTTCCCGAGGGGTGCAATATTATTTTCGGCACGACACACTTCATAAAAAGCGTTGAGGACATTCACGAGCTTATGGTCAACTGCATTGCCGATTCCAAGTTCGGGCTTGCATTCTCGGAAGCATCAGCAGAAAGGCTTGTCCGAACAAGCGGAACTGATGAGGAACTAATAAAAATCGCTGCGGAAAACATCATGCGAATAGGATGTGGTCATTCATTTCTTGTTATAATACGCGGCTCGTATCCGAT comes from the bacterium genome and includes:
- a CDS encoding SPOR domain-containing protein, translated to MREKLAYIMLLVFVAIMPLGCYSAQGRIRQKTAKYTLPIGAREFPPVVVKQKSPPKKQQKVSSSAETIAKKVSSAVAEGGEVWGFRVQVFSTFEKAEAEKFAKRLRNKIEEKVYIEFDPPYYKVRVGNFVNNEDAMALKKKLRYLGYGDAMIVRSRIEKESQ
- a CDS encoding adenosine-specific kinase, producing the protein MKPELEVVPIKFPEGCNIIFGTTHFIKSVEDIHELMVNCIADSKFGLAFSEASAERLVRTSGTDEELIKIAAENIMRIGCGHSFLVIIRGSYPINYLPRLKDVPEVVNIHCATANPVEVIVARTDQGGAVLGVVDGFPPVGIEDEEAKKVRHDFLRKIGYKL
- a CDS encoding mannose-1-phosphate guanylyltransferase; its protein translation is MEDFVVVLAGGRGERFWPLSRANRPKQLLKLISNRTMLKETIERTLPLVPMERTFIVTGGELAKLIKEQHPEFPEENYIIEPMGKNTAPAICLAAANIVAKYGDGIMFVLASDHYIEPQSTFLSVLRAAKEAVIKTDRLILMGIEPTRAETAYGYIQVGEKLLELNDAQCYEVKNFKEKPDKVKAQEFYLSGEYLWNSGNFIMRAGRILEEAKVYLPQLANDMEKYIDNFGSPEAEDILREAFERAPSTSIDYAILEKTKNVAVIWGKFYWDDVGSWGAMERVLKSDKFGNVVAGDGDFLILETYESTIFNDSPGLIATFGVSDLVIVRMDDITLVLNKTRIPQMRELISKLKEDEKFKKYL
- a CDS encoding Trm112 family protein; this encodes MLPKELLDMLVCPKCKGELEYQTEPEEVLICRKCKLVYEVRDGIPIMLPDEAKPLKD
- a CDS encoding creatininase family protein is translated as MSVNICELTYKEFSELVPRKVDTAILPIGTIEAHGCTNLGTDITIPEFIAREIAGKINALIAPTINYGITRSLLPYPGSMTVSQDSFIRYVGDVMESLFRAGFKKLVIINGHGGHIDELKKLAIEVWRKTGGKTIIIHWWELVEPMTREFFGEAGGHAGLDETAMVLAAKPELVKPELCKDVIPYQFRAGTYVYPAAGPIILYKPGEGMPMFDLEKAKEYARKVVDFIADFIVVVFKGWEKNLAEKS
- a CDS encoding PTS sugar transporter subunit IIA translates to MNDELAARMAARHLKLSQFCGFDLINLDLKSEDKEGVLRELAALLARSPNIESEEDAYNALLEREKLASTGMGLGVAVPHGKSSKCKALTIAFGRSIKGVDFDALDGSPVHLFFAVLVPISSVHLHLQILASLSLLLRDEKNREKLMNAQFPQEVLDLLDGKA
- a CDS encoding macro domain-containing protein, with protein sequence MFHIGRARVRILMGDVSEQDTDAIAIAANDRLWMSGTIANAVKQKAGEDVETLAMKQGPAPIGSVVVTDGGGLNAKFLMHVVIMGQDIKTSYDNIKEGVISLVRKSDELGLASISVPALGTDVAKFPAHEAAKSIIDGIIDSLLDAENIREIRIVLRNEGIYKTFVQEFERQFSR
- a CDS encoding universal stress protein, which gives rise to MVNIKKILIPTDFSENSKIALPFAVDLARKYGAELHILHVFDEQLLTPIFYEVGGDPKKYFEKLRNEFDAAVNSFLSGIDTNGIKITSHITSGTPFVEIIRYAREKGIDLIVMGTHGRSGIAHMFLGSVTEKVLRKAECPVMVIRNPELKFEKP
- the mreC gene encoding rod shape-determining protein MreC, translated to MARKSAESIGFSTWIITIVVAVLLAISPQSFKDGLSSIVRDSLFGPFVWIDKQYDILRDNFSRYLKLYSELGKTKMELQVLREAKVENERLRKLLDFQQRSDFRLILCEIIGANPPHFPSELIIARSSLEDISKNCPVVSPEGLVGQVSSISKGTAIVKTILNPSIRISAIDQRSRVKGIVYSKDGRTLIFAQVPKDEDVIAGDRIVTSGLGGIYPKGILIGKVVSALNPPETMFKRIIVEPAVEMDKLEEVFVVVGLRAQETPEDTVSAAEIKSH